A stretch of Kryptolebias marmoratus isolate JLee-2015 linkage group LG24, ASM164957v2, whole genome shotgun sequence DNA encodes these proteins:
- the hdlbpa gene encoding high density lipoprotein binding protein a isoform X2 → MSSVAVLTQESFKEHRSGLLPEKNAAGGPGAGEDEEELPTYKDAFPPLPEKAATPEGTQETANAWKKIRPLKSSVITQVFHVPLEERKYKDITQFGEGEQGKVCVDIMQKTGAHLELSLAKDQGLSIMVSGKLDAVMKARKEIVSRLQTQASATVAIPKEHHRFVIGKNGEKLQELELKTATKIQIPRSDDPSNQIKISGTKEGLEKAKHEILLISAEQDKRAVERVNIDKVYHPFITGASNKLVGEMMQETGARINVPPPSVNKTEIVITGEKEQVALAVAMIKKIYEEKKKSTTTIAVEVKKSQHKYVIGPKGNTLHEILDRTGVSVEIPPSDNSSETVILRGEPDRLGQALTEVYAKANSYTVSSVSAPSWLHRFIIGKKGQNLAKITQQMPKVHIEFTEGEDRITLEGPTKDVQMAQSQIEAIVTDLVSRMDYAEITVDPKFHRHLIGKGGVNINRIKELHKVTVRIPPDNEKSNLIRIEGDPQGVQEAKKELLELASRMENERTKDLIIEQRFHRAIIGQKGEKIKEVRDKFPEVIINFPDPAQKSDIVQLRGPKTEVEKCSKFMQKIVAEMVENSYSVSVPIFKQFHRNIIGKGGSNIKKIREETNTKIDLPAENSNSEMIIITGKKANCEAARNRVLDIQKQLANITEMDVSIPSKLHNSLIGSKGRLVRAIMEECGGVHIHFPTEGSGIDKVTIRGPVEDVEKAKQQLLALAEEKQTKSFTAELHAKPEYHKFLIGKGGGNIRKVRDSTGARIIFPTPDDKDQELITVIGTEEAVRTAQRELEDLIKSLDNIVEDTMTVDPKHHRYFVARRGQVLRDLADEFGGVMVSFPRTGSQSEKVTLKGAKECVEAAKKRMQEIIEDLDAQVTMECVILQKFHRSIMGPKGSRIQQITRDHNVQIKFPDRDDPQAPPAEAAVQENGETNGEVKEPVNPNAPKKCDVILISGRKERCEAAMEALKALVPVTIEVEVPFELHRYIIGQKGSGIRKMMDEFEVNIQVPAPELQSNKIAITGLTTHLDRAKEGLLERVKELQAEQETRALKSFKLTITVDPKYHPKIIGRKGAIITNIRTKHDVNIQFPEKNDENQDQITITGYEQNAIAARDAIQAIVDELEEMISEDITLDSRVHARIIGARGKGIRKIMDEFKVDLRFPQSGAADPNQVTVIGRPEHVDEAIDHLLNLEEEYMVDVVENEAKMAYMRPSSGSAAAMDENHGPSKGFVVREAPWTTGSEKAPDMSSSEDFPSFGAPVQAKASPWGPKRF, encoded by the exons ATGAGCTCAGTCGCTGTACTTACGCAGGAAAGCTTCAAGGAGCACCGCAGTGGACTCCTGCCAGAGAAGAATG CTGCTGGAGGTCCCGGTGCtggagaggatgaggaggaactTCCTACTTACAAGGATGCCTTCCCACCTCTGCCTGAGAAAGCGGCTACACCTGAGGGGACCCAGGAAACTGCCAATGCCTGGAAAAAGATTCGTCCTCTCAAGTCTTCTGTTATCACCCAG GTTTTCCATGTTCCGCTGGAGGAGCGCAAGTACAAGGACATCACTCAGTTTGGGGAAGGAGAGCAAGGAAAGGTCTGTGTAGACATCATGCAGAAGACTGGAGCCCATCTGGAACTCTCCTTGGCAAAAGATCAGGGTCTCTCCATCATGGTTTCTGGAAAGCTGGATGCTGTGATGAAGGCCCGAAAGGAGATTGTGTCCCGACTGCAGACTCAA GCTTCAGCTACTGTTGCCATCCCTAAGGAGCACCACCGTTTTGTCATTGGCAAAAATGGGGAGAAACTTCAGGAGCTGGAGCTCAAAACCGCCACTAAAATCCAGATCCCACGATCTGATGACCCCAGCAACCAGATCAAGATCTCTGGGACGAAGGAGGGCCTGGAAAAGGCAAAGCATGAGATCCTGTTGATCTCTGCTGAACAG GACAAGCGTGCTGTGGAGAGGGTGAACATTGACAAGGTGTACCACCCCTTCATTACCGGTGCCTCCAATAAGCTGGTAGGAGAGATGATGCAGGAAACAGGTGCCCGCATTAATGTCCCTCCTCCAAGCGTAAATAAGACTGAGATCGTCATCACTGGGGAAAAGGAGCAGGTGGCCCTTGCTGTGGCTATGATCAAGAAGATTTATGAAGAGAAG AAGAAGAGTACTACCACCATTGCAGTAGAAGTGAAAAAATCCCAGCACAAATATGTGATCGGCCCCAAGGGAAACACCCTGCATGAGATCCTGGATAGAACTGGTGTTTCGGTTGAGATCCCACCTTCTGACAACAGCTCAGAAACTGTCATCCTTCGCGGGGAGCCAGACCGTCTAGGTCAGGCCCTCACCGAAGTTTACGCCAAG GCAAACAGTTACACTGTTTCCTCAGTCTCAGCTCCTTCTTGGCTTCATCGTTTTATTATTGGCAAAAAGGGGCAGAATTTGGCCAAGATCACCCAACAAATGCCCAAG GTACACATTGAGTTTACTGAAGGAGAAGATAGGATCACCTTGGAGGGTCCAACCAAAGATGTACAAATGGCTCAAAGTCAGATTGAAGCCATTGTTACAGATTTG GTAAGCCGAATGGACTATGCCGAGATCACTGTGGATCCTAAATTCCATCGTCACCTGATTGGGAAAGGAGGCGTTAACA TCAATCGCATCAAAGAACTGCACAAGGTGACTGTCCGTATCCCCCCTGACAACGAGAAGAGCAACCTCATCCGTATAGAGGGGGATCCCCAAGGTGTGCAGGAAGCCAagaaggagctgctggagcttgCGTCACGCATG GAGAACGAGCGTACAAAGGACTTGATCATCGAACAGCGTTTTCATAGAGCCATCATCGGCCAAAAAGGGGAGAAGATAAAGGAAGTGCGTGACAAATTTCCAGAG GTCATCATCAATTTCCCCGACCCAGCACAGAAAAGTGACATTGTTCAACTTAGAGGCCCGAAGACTGAGGttgaaaaatgttcaaagttTATGCAGAAGATAGTGGCTGAAATG GTTGAGAACAGCTACTCTGTCTCGGTCCCCATCTTCAAGCAGTTTCATAGAAACATAATTGGAAAAGGAGGCTCAAATATCAAGAAG ATTCGAGAGGAAACCAACACAAAGATCGACCTGCCTGCTGAGAACAGCAACTCTGAGATGATAATTATCACAGGGAAGAAGGCAAACTGTGAAGCTGCACGCAACCGTGTCTTGGACATTCAGAAGCAGCTG GCCAACATCACAGAAATGGACGTGTCCATCCCCTCAAAGTTGCATAACTCCTTGATTGGGTCTAAGGGCCGTTTGGTGCGTGCTATCATGGAGGAATGTGGTGGCGTGCACATCCATTTTCCCACTGAAGGCTCAGGGATTGATAAGGTCACCATCAGAGGCCCTGTAGAGGATGTGGAGAAAGCAAAGCAGCAACTGCTTGCCTTGGCAGAAGAGAAG CAAACAAAGAGTTTCACTGCCGAGCTGCATGCCAAGCCAGAATATCACAAGTTTCTGATTGGAAAAGGCGGTGGAAACATCCGTAAGGTTCGTGACAGCACCGGGGCCAGAATAATCTTCCCCACTCCAGATGACAAAGACCAAGAACTTATCACTGTGATTGGCACAGAGGAAGCAGTGCGCACAGCCCAGAGAGAGCTGGAGGATCTCATCAAAAGCCTG GATAACATTGTTGAGGACACTATGACCGTTGACCCCAAGCACCATCGCTACTTTGTGGCTCGCCGTGGTCAAGTCCTCAGGGACCTTGCCGATGAGTTTGGTGGCGTCATGGTGAGCTTCCCTCGCACAGGCTCTCAGAGTGAGAAGGTCACCCTGAAAGGAGCCAAAGAATGTGTGGAGGCAGCCAAAAAGCGCATGCAGGAAATTATTGAGGACTTG GATGCCCAAGTGACCATGGAGTGTGTGATTCTTCAAAAATTCCACCGGTCCATCATGGGTCCCAAAGGCTCTCGAATTCAGCAGATCACTAGAGATCACAATGTGCAGATTAAATTTCCAGACCGTGATGACCCACAAG CACCCCCTGCAGAAGCTGCTGTTCAAGAGAATGGAGAAACTAACGGTGAAGTGAAGGAACCTGTTAATCCAAATGCCCCTAAAAAGTGTGACGTGATTTTGATTTCTGGACGCAAAGAGCGCTGTGAGGCTGCCATGGAGGCATTGAAG gccTTAGTTCCAGTCACTATTGAGGTGGAAGTGCCTTTTGAGCTTCATCGATACATTATTGGACAGAAAGGAAGCGGAATTCGCAAGATGATGGATGAATTTGAG GTAAATATTCAAGTGCCTGCTCCTGAGCTGCAGTCTAATAAAATTGCAATCACCGGCTTGACCACCCACCTTGACCGTGCCAAAGAGGGCCTCTTGGAGCGCGTCAAAGAGCTGCAGGCCGAGCAGGAGACTCGG GCTCTGAAGAGCTTCAAGCTGACCATCACTGTGGACCCAAAGTATCACCCCAAAATCATTGGACGTAAGGGAGCCATCATTACAAACATCCGCACTAAGCATGATGTGAACATCCAGTTTCCAGAAAAGAATGATGAAAACCAG gaTCAGATTACCATTACAGGCTATGAGCAGAACGCCATAGCTGCACGAGACGCCATCCAGGCTATCGTGGACGAGCTGGAAGAGATGATCTCTGAGGACATCACCCTGGACAGCAGGGTCCATGCCCGCATTATTGGAGCTCGAGGCAAGGGCATCCGCAAGATTATGGATGAGTTCAAG
- the hdlbpa gene encoding high density lipoprotein binding protein a isoform X1: MSSVAVLTQESFKEHRSGLLPEKNAAGGPGAGEDEEELPTYKDAFPPLPEKAATPEGTQETANAWKKIRPLKSSVITQVFHVPLEERKYKDITQFGEGEQGKVCVDIMQKTGAHLELSLAKDQGLSIMVSGKLDAVMKARKEIVSRLQTQASATVAIPKEHHRFVIGKNGEKLQELELKTATKIQIPRSDDPSNQIKISGTKEGLEKAKHEILLISAEQDKRAVERVNIDKVYHPFITGASNKLVGEMMQETGARINVPPPSVNKTEIVITGEKEQVALAVAMIKKIYEEKKKSTTTIAVEVKKSQHKYVIGPKGNTLHEILDRTGVSVEIPPSDNSSETVILRGEPDRLGQALTEVYAKANSYTVSSVSAPSWLHRFIIGKKGQNLAKITQQMPKVHIEFTEGEDRITLEGPTKDVQMAQSQIEAIVTDLVSRMDYAEITVDPKFHRHLIGKGGVNINRIKELHKVTVRIPPDNEKSNLIRIEGDPQGVQEAKKELLELASRMENERTKDLIIEQRFHRAIIGQKGEKIKEVRDKFPEVIINFPDPAQKSDIVQLRGPKTEVEKCSKFMQKIVAEMVENSYSVSVPIFKQFHRNIIGKGGSNIKKIREETNTKIDLPAENSNSEMIIITGKKANCEAARNRVLDIQKQLANITEMDVSIPSKLHNSLIGSKGRLVRAIMEECGGVHIHFPTEGSGIDKVTIRGPVEDVEKAKQQLLALAEEKQTKSFTAELHAKPEYHKFLIGKGGGNIRKVRDSTGARIIFPTPDDKDQELITVIGTEEAVRTAQRELEDLIKSLDNIVEDTMTVDPKHHRYFVARRGQVLRDLADEFGGVMVSFPRTGSQSEKVTLKGAKECVEAAKKRMQEIIEDLDAQVTMECVILQKFHRSIMGPKGSRIQQITRDHNVQIKFPDRDDPQAAPPAEAAVQENGETNGEVKEPVNPNAPKKCDVILISGRKERCEAAMEALKALVPVTIEVEVPFELHRYIIGQKGSGIRKMMDEFEVNIQVPAPELQSNKIAITGLTTHLDRAKEGLLERVKELQAEQETRALKSFKLTITVDPKYHPKIIGRKGAIITNIRTKHDVNIQFPEKNDENQDQITITGYEQNAIAARDAIQAIVDELEEMISEDITLDSRVHARIIGARGKGIRKIMDEFKVDLRFPQSGAADPNQVTVIGRPEHVDEAIDHLLNLEEEYMVDVVENEAKMAYMRPSSGSAAAMDENHGPSKGFVVREAPWTTGSEKAPDMSSSEDFPSFGAPVQAKASPWGPKRF; the protein is encoded by the exons ATGAGCTCAGTCGCTGTACTTACGCAGGAAAGCTTCAAGGAGCACCGCAGTGGACTCCTGCCAGAGAAGAATG CTGCTGGAGGTCCCGGTGCtggagaggatgaggaggaactTCCTACTTACAAGGATGCCTTCCCACCTCTGCCTGAGAAAGCGGCTACACCTGAGGGGACCCAGGAAACTGCCAATGCCTGGAAAAAGATTCGTCCTCTCAAGTCTTCTGTTATCACCCAG GTTTTCCATGTTCCGCTGGAGGAGCGCAAGTACAAGGACATCACTCAGTTTGGGGAAGGAGAGCAAGGAAAGGTCTGTGTAGACATCATGCAGAAGACTGGAGCCCATCTGGAACTCTCCTTGGCAAAAGATCAGGGTCTCTCCATCATGGTTTCTGGAAAGCTGGATGCTGTGATGAAGGCCCGAAAGGAGATTGTGTCCCGACTGCAGACTCAA GCTTCAGCTACTGTTGCCATCCCTAAGGAGCACCACCGTTTTGTCATTGGCAAAAATGGGGAGAAACTTCAGGAGCTGGAGCTCAAAACCGCCACTAAAATCCAGATCCCACGATCTGATGACCCCAGCAACCAGATCAAGATCTCTGGGACGAAGGAGGGCCTGGAAAAGGCAAAGCATGAGATCCTGTTGATCTCTGCTGAACAG GACAAGCGTGCTGTGGAGAGGGTGAACATTGACAAGGTGTACCACCCCTTCATTACCGGTGCCTCCAATAAGCTGGTAGGAGAGATGATGCAGGAAACAGGTGCCCGCATTAATGTCCCTCCTCCAAGCGTAAATAAGACTGAGATCGTCATCACTGGGGAAAAGGAGCAGGTGGCCCTTGCTGTGGCTATGATCAAGAAGATTTATGAAGAGAAG AAGAAGAGTACTACCACCATTGCAGTAGAAGTGAAAAAATCCCAGCACAAATATGTGATCGGCCCCAAGGGAAACACCCTGCATGAGATCCTGGATAGAACTGGTGTTTCGGTTGAGATCCCACCTTCTGACAACAGCTCAGAAACTGTCATCCTTCGCGGGGAGCCAGACCGTCTAGGTCAGGCCCTCACCGAAGTTTACGCCAAG GCAAACAGTTACACTGTTTCCTCAGTCTCAGCTCCTTCTTGGCTTCATCGTTTTATTATTGGCAAAAAGGGGCAGAATTTGGCCAAGATCACCCAACAAATGCCCAAG GTACACATTGAGTTTACTGAAGGAGAAGATAGGATCACCTTGGAGGGTCCAACCAAAGATGTACAAATGGCTCAAAGTCAGATTGAAGCCATTGTTACAGATTTG GTAAGCCGAATGGACTATGCCGAGATCACTGTGGATCCTAAATTCCATCGTCACCTGATTGGGAAAGGAGGCGTTAACA TCAATCGCATCAAAGAACTGCACAAGGTGACTGTCCGTATCCCCCCTGACAACGAGAAGAGCAACCTCATCCGTATAGAGGGGGATCCCCAAGGTGTGCAGGAAGCCAagaaggagctgctggagcttgCGTCACGCATG GAGAACGAGCGTACAAAGGACTTGATCATCGAACAGCGTTTTCATAGAGCCATCATCGGCCAAAAAGGGGAGAAGATAAAGGAAGTGCGTGACAAATTTCCAGAG GTCATCATCAATTTCCCCGACCCAGCACAGAAAAGTGACATTGTTCAACTTAGAGGCCCGAAGACTGAGGttgaaaaatgttcaaagttTATGCAGAAGATAGTGGCTGAAATG GTTGAGAACAGCTACTCTGTCTCGGTCCCCATCTTCAAGCAGTTTCATAGAAACATAATTGGAAAAGGAGGCTCAAATATCAAGAAG ATTCGAGAGGAAACCAACACAAAGATCGACCTGCCTGCTGAGAACAGCAACTCTGAGATGATAATTATCACAGGGAAGAAGGCAAACTGTGAAGCTGCACGCAACCGTGTCTTGGACATTCAGAAGCAGCTG GCCAACATCACAGAAATGGACGTGTCCATCCCCTCAAAGTTGCATAACTCCTTGATTGGGTCTAAGGGCCGTTTGGTGCGTGCTATCATGGAGGAATGTGGTGGCGTGCACATCCATTTTCCCACTGAAGGCTCAGGGATTGATAAGGTCACCATCAGAGGCCCTGTAGAGGATGTGGAGAAAGCAAAGCAGCAACTGCTTGCCTTGGCAGAAGAGAAG CAAACAAAGAGTTTCACTGCCGAGCTGCATGCCAAGCCAGAATATCACAAGTTTCTGATTGGAAAAGGCGGTGGAAACATCCGTAAGGTTCGTGACAGCACCGGGGCCAGAATAATCTTCCCCACTCCAGATGACAAAGACCAAGAACTTATCACTGTGATTGGCACAGAGGAAGCAGTGCGCACAGCCCAGAGAGAGCTGGAGGATCTCATCAAAAGCCTG GATAACATTGTTGAGGACACTATGACCGTTGACCCCAAGCACCATCGCTACTTTGTGGCTCGCCGTGGTCAAGTCCTCAGGGACCTTGCCGATGAGTTTGGTGGCGTCATGGTGAGCTTCCCTCGCACAGGCTCTCAGAGTGAGAAGGTCACCCTGAAAGGAGCCAAAGAATGTGTGGAGGCAGCCAAAAAGCGCATGCAGGAAATTATTGAGGACTTG GATGCCCAAGTGACCATGGAGTGTGTGATTCTTCAAAAATTCCACCGGTCCATCATGGGTCCCAAAGGCTCTCGAATTCAGCAGATCACTAGAGATCACAATGTGCAGATTAAATTTCCAGACCGTGATGACCCACAAG cAGCACCCCCTGCAGAAGCTGCTGTTCAAGAGAATGGAGAAACTAACGGTGAAGTGAAGGAACCTGTTAATCCAAATGCCCCTAAAAAGTGTGACGTGATTTTGATTTCTGGACGCAAAGAGCGCTGTGAGGCTGCCATGGAGGCATTGAAG gccTTAGTTCCAGTCACTATTGAGGTGGAAGTGCCTTTTGAGCTTCATCGATACATTATTGGACAGAAAGGAAGCGGAATTCGCAAGATGATGGATGAATTTGAG GTAAATATTCAAGTGCCTGCTCCTGAGCTGCAGTCTAATAAAATTGCAATCACCGGCTTGACCACCCACCTTGACCGTGCCAAAGAGGGCCTCTTGGAGCGCGTCAAAGAGCTGCAGGCCGAGCAGGAGACTCGG GCTCTGAAGAGCTTCAAGCTGACCATCACTGTGGACCCAAAGTATCACCCCAAAATCATTGGACGTAAGGGAGCCATCATTACAAACATCCGCACTAAGCATGATGTGAACATCCAGTTTCCAGAAAAGAATGATGAAAACCAG gaTCAGATTACCATTACAGGCTATGAGCAGAACGCCATAGCTGCACGAGACGCCATCCAGGCTATCGTGGACGAGCTGGAAGAGATGATCTCTGAGGACATCACCCTGGACAGCAGGGTCCATGCCCGCATTATTGGAGCTCGAGGCAAGGGCATCCGCAAGATTATGGATGAGTTCAAG